From one Pseudactinotalea sp. HY158 genomic stretch:
- a CDS encoding phage holin family protein, protein MQFVLRVLANGVAIWLASELLAGVAVNSDETWQSTVLVIGIISLIFTLINSIVKPVVKIVTFPLYILTLGLFFVIVNAAMLLLTSWISSHTRFGLSIDNFGTAVLGALIISIVSAIIIAILPDRRRRRQR, encoded by the coding sequence ATGCAGTTCGTGTTGAGAGTCCTTGCCAACGGGGTGGCCATCTGGCTCGCCTCCGAACTCCTCGCCGGTGTCGCGGTCAACTCCGACGAGACCTGGCAGTCGACCGTGCTCGTGATCGGGATCATCTCCCTCATCTTCACGCTGATCAACAGCATCGTGAAGCCGGTGGTCAAGATCGTCACCTTCCCGCTCTACATCCTCACGCTCGGCCTGTTCTTCGTGATCGTCAACGCCGCGATGCTCCTCCTGACCAGCTGGATCAGCTCCCACACCCGGTTCGGGCTGAGCATCGACAACTTCGGCACGGCCGTGCTCGGCGCCCTGATCATCTCGATCGTGTCGGCGATCATCATCGCGATCCTGCCCGACCGCCGCCGGCGGCGGCAACGCTGA